A region from the Pseudonocardia petroleophila genome encodes:
- a CDS encoding NADPH:quinone oxidoreductase family protein, whose protein sequence is MRAVQVVRLEGPAAVEVREVPEPERGADQVLVDVRAAGVNFPDVLQSKGLYQYKPDPPFTLGSEIAGVVREAPEGAAVSAGDRVCAFTTIGAFAEVVAVHADHVFPLPDEVSFAAGACLPMNYLTAQFALRRRGRLEAGQRVLVQGAAGGVGTACVQLAAALGAEVVAVVSTPEKAEVARAAGATHTVLADGFRDAVKELGGVDLVVDPVGGDRFTDSLRCLRPEGRLLVVGFTAGDIPTVKVNRLLLNNVDVVGVGWGAFALGRPGYVAEQWADLEPHLRSGALDPLISATFPLEKADAALATIDERRVTGKVVLETAPTP, encoded by the coding sequence GTGCGCGCAGTGCAGGTGGTGCGGCTGGAGGGCCCGGCGGCGGTGGAGGTGCGGGAGGTCCCCGAGCCGGAGCGCGGGGCCGACCAGGTCCTGGTCGACGTGCGCGCGGCGGGCGTGAACTTCCCCGACGTGCTGCAGAGCAAGGGGCTCTACCAGTACAAGCCCGACCCGCCGTTCACGCTCGGCTCGGAGATCGCCGGCGTGGTGCGCGAGGCCCCGGAGGGGGCCGCGGTGAGCGCGGGCGACCGCGTCTGCGCGTTCACCACGATCGGCGCGTTCGCCGAGGTGGTGGCCGTGCACGCCGACCACGTCTTCCCGCTCCCCGACGAGGTCTCCTTCGCCGCGGGCGCCTGCCTGCCGATGAACTACCTCACCGCGCAGTTCGCGCTGCGCCGCCGCGGCCGGCTCGAGGCCGGGCAGCGGGTGCTCGTGCAGGGCGCGGCGGGCGGCGTCGGCACCGCGTGCGTCCAGCTCGCGGCCGCGCTCGGCGCCGAGGTGGTCGCCGTCGTGTCGACGCCGGAGAAGGCCGAGGTCGCCCGGGCGGCCGGGGCCACGCACACCGTCCTCGCCGACGGCTTCCGCGACGCGGTCAAGGAGCTCGGCGGCGTCGACCTGGTCGTCGACCCGGTGGGCGGCGACCGCTTCACCGACTCCCTGCGCTGCCTGCGCCCCGAGGGCCGGCTGCTGGTCGTCGGGTTCACCGCGGGGGACATCCCCACGGTCAAGGTGAACCGGCTGCTGCTCAACAACGTCGACGTCGTCGGCGTCGGCTGGGGCGCGTTCGCCCTCGGCCGCCCCGGCTACGTCGCGGAGCAGTGGGCCGACCTGGAGCCGCACCTGCGCTCCGGCGCGCTGGACCCGCTGATCAGCGCGACGTTCCCGCTGGAGAAGGCGGACGCGGCGCTCGCCACGATCGACGAGCGCCGCGTCACCGGCAAGGTCGTGCTGGAGACCGCGCCTACTCCTTGA
- a CDS encoding class I SAM-dependent methyltransferase: MAYLGDTALFLREFARDPLHTAAVAPSSSALATAMVAAVPAGATVVELGPGTGAFTRALRERAPARHLAVELNPRWATLITQRHPDVDVAVADARTLPALLAERGIPQVDAVVSGLPWVAFADGSLHRVIADALAPTGVFTQFAYSATRWAPPARRQLADLRTHFAQVVTTPVVWRNLPPAVVREARTPVRR, from the coding sequence GTGGCGTACCTCGGCGACACCGCCCTGTTCCTGCGCGAGTTCGCCCGCGACCCGCTGCACACCGCGGCGGTGGCCCCCAGCTCGTCCGCGCTGGCCACGGCCATGGTCGCGGCCGTCCCGGCGGGGGCGACGGTCGTCGAGCTCGGGCCCGGCACCGGCGCGTTCACCCGCGCGCTGCGGGAACGGGCCCCCGCGCGGCACCTCGCCGTCGAGCTCAACCCGCGCTGGGCGACGCTGATCACGCAGCGGCACCCCGACGTCGACGTGGCCGTCGCCGACGCCCGCACGCTGCCCGCGCTGCTCGCGGAGCGGGGGATCCCGCAGGTGGACGCCGTGGTCAGCGGCCTGCCGTGGGTCGCGTTCGCCGACGGCTCGCTGCACCGGGTGATCGCCGACGCCCTCGCCCCCACCGGCGTGTTCACCCAGTTCGCCTACTCCGCCACGCGCTGGGCGCCGCCCGCCCGCCGGCAGCTCGCCGACCTCCGGACCCACTTCGCCCAGGTCGTGACCACGCCGGTCGTCTGGCGGAACCTGCCGCCCGCCGTGGTCCGCGAGGCACGCACGCCGGTGCGCCGCTGA
- a CDS encoding alpha/beta hydrolase, whose translation MSRIDHGFPVGGDECAAWLYRPDPDPDRADGPVPAVVLAHGFGMTRDCRLDAWARRFAAAGFAALVFDYRGFGDSGGRHRQVLDIAAQRADWRAAVAHVRATDGIDPDRVALWGTSFSGGHVLSVAADDPRLAAVVAQVPFVDGPALLRGARRGPREPGALAARVRHTARLVGAALGDEVRGRLGRAPLLVPVAGEVGSGAVIAGPGAERAIRHLVPDGVAWRNEVAARIALRVPLDRPGRRASQIRCPLLVAVCDGDTVTPPGPALAVAAAAPRGEAVRHAFSHFEAYVGAGFEALCAQEVEFLSRHLRAPGGTTATPPTARRPPAPPP comes from the coding sequence ATGTCGCGGATCGATCACGGCTTCCCCGTCGGCGGCGACGAGTGCGCGGCGTGGCTCTACCGCCCCGACCCCGACCCCGACCGCGCCGACGGCCCCGTCCCCGCCGTGGTCCTCGCCCACGGTTTCGGGATGACCCGCGACTGCCGCCTCGACGCCTGGGCGCGGCGGTTCGCCGCGGCCGGGTTCGCCGCGCTGGTGTTCGACTACCGCGGCTTCGGCGACTCCGGCGGCCGGCACCGGCAGGTCCTCGACATCGCCGCGCAGCGGGCCGACTGGCGGGCCGCCGTCGCGCACGTGCGGGCCACCGACGGGATCGACCCCGACCGCGTCGCGCTGTGGGGCACCTCCTTCAGCGGCGGGCACGTGCTGTCGGTCGCCGCGGACGACCCGCGGCTGGCCGCCGTCGTCGCGCAGGTGCCCTTCGTCGACGGCCCGGCGCTGCTGCGCGGCGCCCGGCGCGGGCCCCGCGAGCCCGGCGCGCTCGCGGCCCGGGTCCGGCACACCGCCCGGCTCGTCGGGGCCGCGCTGGGCGACGAGGTGCGCGGCCGGCTCGGGCGCGCCCCGCTGCTGGTGCCGGTGGCGGGCGAGGTGGGCAGCGGCGCGGTGATCGCCGGGCCCGGCGCGGAGCGCGCGATCCGCCACCTCGTGCCCGACGGCGTGGCGTGGCGCAACGAGGTGGCGGCGCGGATCGCGCTGCGCGTGCCGCTGGACCGGCCGGGACGGCGGGCGTCGCAGATCCGGTGCCCGCTGCTGGTCGCGGTGTGCGACGGCGACACCGTGACCCCGCCGGGGCCGGCGCTCGCGGTGGCGGCCGCCGCCCCGCGCGGCGAGGCCGTCCGGCACGCGTTCTCGCACTTCGAGGCCTACGTCGGAGCCGGGTTCGAGGCGCTGTGCGCCCAGGAGGTGGAGTTCCTCAGCCGCCACCTGCGCGCGCCGGGCGGGACCACAGCGACACCGCCCACAGCCCGTAGACCACCAGCGCCACCACCGTGA
- a CDS encoding serine/threonine-protein kinase, producing MTEEMFGPYRLDGLLGQGGMGRVYRAFDTDQDRPVALKVLPAALSADPEYRQRFRREAKVASQLTDPHVVPIHRHGEIDGQLFLDMRLVDGDDLSKVLRRDGPLDAESAVRVVEQVASALDAAHEAGLVHRDVKPANVFLTRGRPGGPRFAYLGDFGIARSASSSTLTATGTTLGTLDYMAPERFLGREVDARADVYALACLLHEALTARKPFAGDELPALMNAHLNLAPPRPSATHPVPAGLDAVVARGMAKDPAQRHATAGALAGAARAALSGHVPAAPPVVPLEKAAPVAHGTEPLRLDVPEGVGQVERWLVAPGQPYVAGTVVMVVRMRDGQSRPVADPQAGLLVVPGVGPGSVVRSGDALGSVHRVGFSAPAGLSRPLEPARRRAPSTAGILGIGAGALLHLLVLATFELNGILVMMWLSGIVFGTLAVDNRRRPSWGGGRRVALVVVAVPLVAAAVFLALVLGALPTGYSSDTPDNAAAGIVFTVVALVVYGLWAVSLWSRPARAGGG from the coding sequence GTGACGGAGGAGATGTTCGGGCCCTACCGGCTCGACGGGCTGCTCGGGCAGGGCGGGATGGGCCGCGTCTACCGCGCGTTCGACACCGACCAGGACCGGCCCGTCGCGCTCAAGGTGCTGCCCGCCGCCCTGTCCGCCGACCCGGAGTACCGGCAGCGCTTCCGCCGCGAGGCCAAGGTCGCCTCGCAGCTGACCGACCCGCACGTCGTCCCGATCCACCGCCACGGCGAGATCGACGGGCAGCTGTTCCTGGACATGCGCCTCGTCGACGGCGACGACCTGTCGAAGGTCCTGCGCCGCGACGGCCCGCTCGACGCCGAGTCGGCCGTCCGCGTGGTGGAGCAGGTCGCGAGCGCGCTGGACGCCGCGCACGAGGCCGGGCTGGTGCACCGCGACGTGAAGCCGGCCAACGTGTTCCTCACCCGCGGCCGCCCCGGCGGGCCGCGCTTCGCCTACCTCGGCGACTTCGGGATCGCGCGGAGCGCGTCGTCGTCGACGCTCACCGCCACCGGCACGACGCTCGGCACCCTCGACTACATGGCGCCCGAGCGGTTCCTCGGCCGCGAGGTCGACGCCCGTGCCGACGTCTACGCGCTCGCCTGCCTGCTGCACGAGGCGCTGACCGCCCGCAAGCCGTTCGCCGGCGACGAGCTGCCGGCCCTGATGAACGCCCACCTCAACCTCGCGCCGCCCCGGCCGTCGGCGACGCACCCGGTGCCCGCGGGCCTGGACGCGGTCGTCGCCCGCGGCATGGCCAAGGACCCCGCGCAGCGCCACGCCACCGCCGGGGCGCTGGCGGGCGCCGCCCGGGCGGCGCTGTCGGGCCACGTGCCCGCGGCCCCGCCCGTGGTGCCGCTGGAGAAGGCGGCGCCCGTCGCCCACGGCACCGAGCCCCTGCGCCTCGACGTGCCGGAGGGGGTGGGGCAGGTCGAGCGGTGGCTGGTCGCACCGGGGCAGCCCTACGTCGCCGGCACCGTCGTGATGGTCGTCCGGATGCGCGACGGGCAGAGCCGGCCGGTGGCCGACCCGCAGGCCGGGCTGCTGGTCGTCCCGGGCGTCGGCCCGGGGTCGGTGGTGCGGTCCGGCGACGCGCTGGGCTCGGTCCACCGGGTCGGGTTCTCGGCCCCGGCCGGGCTCTCACGACCGCTGGAGCCCGCCCGCCGCCGGGCGCCCTCGACGGCCGGGATCCTCGGGATCGGCGCAGGCGCGCTGCTGCACCTGCTGGTGCTGGCCACGTTCGAGCTCAACGGGATCCTCGTGATGATGTGGCTGTCCGGGATCGTGTTCGGCACGCTCGCCGTGGACAACCGGCGCAGGCCGTCCTGGGGCGGGGGGCGGCGGGTGGCGCTGGTGGTCGTCGCGGTCCCGCTGGTGGCGGCCGCCGTGTTCCTGGCCCTCGTGCTCGGCGCGCTGCCCACCGGCTACTCCAGCGACACCCCCGACAACGCCGCGGCCGGCATCGTCTTCACGGTGGTGGCGCTGGTGGTCTACGGGCTGTGGGCGGTGTCGCTGTGGTCCCGCCCGGCGCGCGCAGGTGGCGGCTGA
- the pgm gene encoding phosphoglucomutase (alpha-D-glucose-1,6-bisphosphate-dependent) has translation MSTHPRAGTPARAEDLVDVGALLDAYADRRPDPDDPAQRVAFGTSGHRGSSLLTTFNDDHIAATSQAICEYRAGQGIDGPLFIGRDTHALSEPAWITAIEVFAANDVHVLADADDAFTPTPAVSHAILTHNRGKVGGLADGVVVTPSHNPPADGGFKYNPPHGGPADSDATRWIADRANALLAAKLDGVRRTALDRDAIGRYDYLGAYVEDLPQVVDLDAIRAASVRIGADPLGGASVAYWGAIAERHRLDLTVVNPDVDPQFGFMTLDWDGKIRMDCSSPYAMASLVANRDAFQISTGNDADADRHGIVTADGLMNPNHFLAVAIGYLFANRPGWPADAGIGKTAVSSSMIDRVAADLGRTLVETPVGFKWFVPGLIDASFGFGGEESAGASFLRRDGGVWTTDKDGIILALLASEILAVTGRTPSERYCELTDRFGAPEYARTDVATTPEAKAKLGKLSASDVSATELAGEPITARLTEAPGNGAALGGLKVVTDGGWFAARPSGTEDVYKIYAESFRGAEHLARIQGEARDVVSAALA, from the coding sequence ATGTCGACCCACCCCCGCGCCGGCACCCCCGCCCGAGCAGAGGACCTCGTCGACGTCGGAGCCCTGCTCGACGCCTACGCCGACCGCCGCCCCGACCCGGACGACCCGGCGCAGCGGGTGGCGTTCGGGACGTCGGGGCACCGCGGGTCGTCACTGCTCACCACGTTCAACGACGACCACATCGCCGCCACCAGCCAGGCGATCTGCGAGTACCGCGCCGGGCAGGGCATCGACGGGCCGCTGTTCATCGGCCGCGACACCCACGCGCTCTCCGAACCGGCGTGGATCACCGCGATCGAGGTGTTCGCGGCCAACGACGTCCACGTCCTCGCCGACGCCGACGACGCCTTCACCCCGACGCCCGCGGTCTCGCACGCGATCCTCACCCACAACCGCGGGAAGGTCGGCGGGCTGGCCGACGGCGTCGTCGTCACCCCGTCGCACAACCCGCCCGCCGACGGCGGCTTCAAGTACAACCCCCCGCACGGCGGGCCCGCCGACTCCGACGCCACGCGGTGGATCGCCGACCGCGCCAACGCCCTGCTGGCCGCGAAGCTCGACGGCGTCCGCCGCACCGCGCTGGACCGCGACGCCATCGGCCGCTACGACTACCTCGGCGCCTACGTCGAGGACCTCCCGCAGGTGGTCGACCTCGACGCGATCCGGGCCGCGAGCGTGCGCATCGGCGCCGACCCGCTCGGCGGCGCGAGCGTCGCCTACTGGGGGGCGATCGCGGAGCGCCACCGCCTCGACCTCACCGTGGTCAACCCGGACGTCGACCCGCAGTTCGGGTTCATGACGCTGGACTGGGACGGCAAGATCCGGATGGACTGCTCGTCGCCGTACGCGATGGCCTCCCTCGTCGCCAACCGCGACGCCTTCCAGATCTCCACCGGCAACGACGCCGACGCCGACCGGCACGGCATCGTCACCGCCGACGGCCTGATGAACCCCAACCACTTCCTCGCCGTCGCCATCGGCTACCTGTTCGCGAACCGCCCCGGCTGGCCGGCCGACGCCGGGATCGGCAAGACCGCCGTCAGCTCGTCGATGATCGACCGCGTGGCCGCCGACCTCGGCCGGACGCTCGTCGAGACCCCCGTCGGGTTCAAGTGGTTCGTGCCCGGCCTGATCGACGCCTCGTTCGGCTTCGGCGGGGAGGAGAGCGCGGGGGCCTCGTTCCTGCGCCGCGACGGCGGCGTGTGGACCACCGACAAGGACGGGATCATCCTCGCGCTGCTCGCCTCGGAGATCCTCGCCGTCACGGGGCGGACGCCGAGCGAGCGCTACTGCGAGCTCACCGACCGCTTCGGCGCGCCCGAGTACGCGCGCACCGACGTCGCCACCACCCCCGAGGCGAAGGCGAAGCTCGGGAAGCTGTCCGCCTCCGACGTGTCGGCCACCGAGCTCGCCGGCGAGCCGATCACCGCGCGCCTCACCGAGGCCCCCGGCAACGGGGCCGCGCTGGGCGGGCTCAAGGTCGTCACCGACGGCGGGTGGTTCGCCGCGCGCCCGTCGGGGACCGAGGACGTCTACAAGATCTACGCCGAGAGCTTCCGGGGGGCCGAGCACCTGGCCCGGATCCAGGGCGAGGCCCGGGACGTCGTGAGCGCCGCACTGGCGTAG
- the recC gene encoding exodeoxyribonuclease V subunit gamma encodes MLHVHRAERADALAEALADVLRTPLDDPFAAEVVAVPARGIERWLAQRLSHRLGTDTGGGVCAGVEFPSPGRVLAAAVSAAVGVGPADDPWRPERVVWPLLEELDAAAGQPWCPDLRAHPRWATARRIADLFAAYAEHRPGMLDDWRAGADAPGDLGWQSELWRRVRARIGTPGPAERLRTAVDALRADPSLADLPPRLSLFGPTRLSTEQLVLLHALAAHRDVHLWLPHPSPALWAAVAERAPSSVPPRAADPTAGAVTHPLLSSLARDVRELQVRLVGAAPGFVDHHHPAADPPPTQLGRLQRALRDDRPGDVGAADGSVQVHACHGAHRQVEVLREVVVGLLAADPSLEPRDVLVMCPDIETFAPLVSAAFGLGELGTAVHPGQHLRVRLADRALRRVNPLLDTVAALLELASARLTASQLLDLLASEPVRTRFRLDDDDVVRIRELVVASGVRWGLDAAHRAPFHLDGFGQNTWAAGLDRLLLGVTMSGDWLGTALPLDVESGDVERVGRLAEFVHRLSGVLARLRTPQPLADWVDALTAGLDALTATSATDEWQAGQARGELAEALRTAGPHGSRTALGPVDVAGLLDERLRGRPSRANFRTGTLTVATLVPMRSVPHRVVCLLGLDDGVFPRAGVPDGDDVLARDPLAGERDARSEDRQLLLDAVCAATDHLVVVHSGADERTGARRPPAVPLGELLDVVGPSVVVRHPLQPFDARNFTSGELGVGRPFSFDRAERAGARAAVAVKAPPAPFLPGPLPARDEPVVVLDDLVAFAEHPVKAFLKQRVGLSLFTRDDDPDDALPVELDGLEQYAIGSRLLADRLAGHDLAHCRAAEWRRGDLPPGPLGDALLARVVDGVELLAAAAGTLRTGEPGSRDVDVELADGTRVVGTLDGLHDRTLLRVEYSRLKPAQRVRAWVRLLALTAGTGEGWRAVSLGRASRDGIARATLAPVTPEHAREVLADLVALRREGLRAPLPLATQTGAEYARRRLGGADPGIALADALRTWTGAIGEGADDAHVRVWGAGADLAAEDGPPGGEPTRFGALAMGLWAPLLAQEGVDFP; translated from the coding sequence GTGCTGCACGTCCACCGCGCCGAGCGAGCCGACGCCCTCGCCGAGGCCCTCGCCGACGTCCTGCGCACGCCGCTGGACGACCCGTTCGCCGCCGAGGTCGTCGCCGTGCCGGCGCGGGGCATCGAGCGCTGGCTGGCCCAGCGGCTCTCGCACCGGCTGGGCACCGACACCGGCGGCGGGGTGTGCGCGGGCGTGGAGTTCCCCTCGCCGGGGCGGGTGCTGGCCGCCGCCGTGAGCGCCGCCGTCGGGGTCGGGCCGGCCGACGACCCGTGGCGCCCGGAGCGCGTGGTGTGGCCGCTGCTGGAGGAGCTCGACGCCGCGGCCGGGCAGCCGTGGTGCCCCGACCTGCGGGCGCACCCGCGCTGGGCCACGGCCCGGCGCATCGCCGACCTGTTCGCCGCCTACGCCGAGCACCGCCCCGGCATGCTCGACGACTGGCGCGCGGGTGCCGACGCCCCGGGCGACCTGGGGTGGCAGTCGGAGCTGTGGCGCCGCGTCCGGGCCCGCATCGGCACCCCGGGGCCCGCGGAGCGGCTGCGCACCGCGGTCGACGCGCTGCGCGCCGACCCGTCGCTGGCCGACCTCCCGCCGCGGCTGTCGCTGTTCGGGCCCACCCGGCTGAGCACCGAGCAGCTCGTCCTGCTCCACGCGCTGGCCGCGCACCGCGACGTGCACCTGTGGCTGCCGCACCCCTCCCCCGCCCTCTGGGCGGCCGTCGCGGAGCGGGCGCCGTCGTCGGTGCCGCCGCGGGCGGCCGACCCCACGGCGGGCGCGGTCACCCACCCCCTGCTGTCCTCGCTGGCCCGCGACGTGCGGGAGCTGCAGGTCCGGCTCGTCGGCGCCGCTCCGGGGTTCGTCGACCACCACCACCCCGCGGCCGATCCCCCGCCCACGCAGCTCGGCCGGCTGCAGCGGGCGCTGCGCGACGACCGTCCGGGCGACGTGGGCGCGGCCGACGGGTCGGTGCAGGTGCACGCGTGCCACGGCGCGCACCGGCAGGTCGAGGTGCTGCGCGAGGTGGTGGTCGGGCTGCTCGCCGCCGACCCCTCGCTCGAACCGCGCGACGTGCTGGTCATGTGCCCCGACATCGAGACCTTCGCCCCGCTGGTCTCCGCCGCGTTCGGCCTCGGCGAGCTGGGCACCGCGGTGCACCCCGGGCAGCACCTGCGGGTCCGGCTGGCCGACCGCGCGCTGCGCCGGGTCAACCCGCTGCTCGACACCGTCGCCGCGCTGCTCGAGCTGGCCTCGGCCCGGCTCACCGCGTCGCAGCTGCTCGACCTGCTGGCCTCCGAGCCCGTCCGCACCCGCTTCCGGCTCGACGACGACGACGTCGTGCGCATCCGCGAGCTCGTCGTGGCCTCGGGCGTGCGGTGGGGGCTCGACGCCGCGCACCGCGCCCCGTTCCACCTCGACGGGTTCGGGCAGAACACCTGGGCGGCCGGGCTCGACCGGCTGCTGCTCGGCGTCACGATGTCGGGCGACTGGCTGGGCACCGCGCTGCCGCTCGACGTGGAGTCCGGCGACGTCGAGCGGGTGGGGCGGCTCGCCGAGTTCGTGCACCGGCTCAGCGGCGTGCTGGCCCGGCTGCGCACCCCGCAGCCGCTGGCCGACTGGGTCGACGCCCTCACGGCCGGCCTCGACGCCCTCACCGCCACCTCCGCCACCGACGAGTGGCAGGCCGGCCAGGCCCGCGGCGAGCTGGCCGAGGCGCTGCGCACCGCGGGGCCGCACGGGTCCCGCACCGCGCTGGGGCCCGTCGACGTCGCGGGCCTGCTCGACGAGCGGCTGCGCGGGCGCCCGAGCCGGGCCAACTTCCGCACCGGCACGCTCACCGTCGCCACGCTGGTCCCGATGCGGTCGGTGCCCCACCGCGTGGTCTGCCTGCTCGGCCTCGACGACGGCGTGTTCCCCCGCGCGGGCGTGCCCGACGGCGACGACGTGCTCGCCCGCGACCCGCTGGCCGGGGAGCGCGACGCCCGCAGCGAGGACCGCCAGCTCCTGCTCGACGCGGTGTGCGCGGCCACCGACCACCTCGTCGTCGTGCACTCCGGGGCCGACGAGCGCACCGGCGCGCGGCGCCCCCCGGCGGTGCCGCTCGGGGAGCTGCTCGACGTCGTCGGGCCGTCCGTGGTGGTGCGCCACCCGCTGCAGCCCTTCGACGCGCGCAACTTCACCTCGGGCGAGCTCGGCGTCGGGCGGCCGTTCAGCTTCGACCGCGCCGAGCGGGCCGGGGCGCGCGCCGCCGTCGCGGTGAAGGCCCCGCCCGCGCCCTTCCTGCCCGGGCCGCTGCCCGCCCGCGACGAGCCGGTGGTCGTCCTCGACGACCTGGTGGCGTTCGCCGAGCACCCGGTGAAGGCGTTCCTCAAGCAGCGCGTCGGGCTGTCGCTGTTCACCCGCGACGACGACCCCGACGACGCGCTGCCCGTCGAGCTCGACGGCCTGGAGCAGTACGCGATCGGCTCGCGGCTGCTGGCCGACCGGCTCGCCGGGCACGACCTGGCGCACTGCCGGGCCGCCGAGTGGCGCCGGGGCGACCTCCCGCCGGGGCCGCTCGGCGACGCCCTGCTCGCGCGCGTCGTCGACGGGGTGGAGCTGCTGGCCGCCGCGGCCGGGACGCTCCGGACGGGCGAGCCGGGGTCGCGCGACGTCGACGTCGAGCTGGCCGACGGCACGCGGGTCGTGGGCACCCTCGACGGGCTGCACGACCGCACGCTGCTGCGCGTCGAGTACTCCCGGCTCAAGCCCGCCCAGCGGGTGCGGGCGTGGGTGCGGCTGCTCGCGCTCACCGCGGGCACCGGCGAGGGCTGGCGGGCGGTGAGCCTGGGCCGCGCGTCCCGGGACGGGATCGCCCGGGCCACGCTCGCCCCGGTCACGCCCGAGCACGCCCGCGAGGTGCTCGCCGACCTCGTCGCGCTGCGCCGCGAGGGGCTGCGGGCGCCGCTGCCGCTGGCCACGCAGACCGGGGCCGAGTACGCCCGCCGCCGCCTCGGCGGGGCCGATCCCGGCATCGCGCTGGCCGACGCCCTGCGCACCTGGACCGGCGCCATCGGCGAGGGCGCCGACGACGCGCACGTGCGGGTCTGGGGCGCCGGGGCCGACCTCGCGGCCGAGGACGGCCCGCCCGGCGGGGAGCCCACGCGGTTCGGCGCGCTGGCGATGGGGCTGTGGGCCCCGCTGCTGGCCCAGGAGGGGGTGGACTTCCCGTGA